The genomic region CGGGTGACAGGGGCGCCCGGCGCGTACGAGCCGCCGGCCGGCGTCGACCTGATCAGCCACGTGGCCCGCTGGTCCGGGCCTGTGGAGCGCACCGGCCGGGCCACCGTGCTGGCCGCGCCCGGGCGGGCCGCCGGCCTGCGCCGCTGGGCGGTGGAGGTGACCGCCGGGCCGGACGGCGACCACCTCGTCCTGCCGTACGCCGACCCGGACGGGCTGGCCGGCCAACTCGTCGGGTACGGCCCGGACGTGCGGGTGCTCGACCCGCCGGAGGTCCGCGAGGCGGTCATCCAGCGGCTCAAGGAGATCGCCGTCCGGCACGACGAGCTGGCCGTCTCCGGGGGTGCCCGGTGACCCGCCCGGCCGCCCGCGGCGGTTCCCGGGCCTCGGCCGACCGACTGGCGCGGCTGCTCAACCTGGTGCCCTACCTGCTGGCCCGACCCGGCATCGAGATCGCCGAGGCGGCCGGTGACCTGGGCATCACCGAACGGCAGCTCCGGGAGGACCTGGAGCTGCTGTGGGTGTGCGGGCTGCCCGGTTACGGCCCCGGTGACCTGATCGACATGGCGTTCGACGGCGACCGGGTGACAATCACCTACGACGCCGGGATCGACAGGCCGCTGCGGCTCACCCCCGACGAGGCCCTCGCGCTCGTGGTGGCGCTGCGGATGCTCGCCGAGACCCCGGGCGTGGCCAACCGGGAGGCCATCGAGCGGGCCCTCGCCAAGATCGAGGACGCCGCCGGTGACCTGGTGGGCGCACCGGTCGCGGTCCGGCTGCCCGGCGACACCCGACAGGTCGAGGCGCTGCGCGCCGCCGTGGAGGGCGGCAGGGCGCTGCGGATCACCTACTACACGGCTGCCCGGGACGAGACGACCGAGCGCGTCGTCGACCCGCTGCGGATGCTGATGGTCGGCGGTCGGGCGTACGTGGAGGCGTGGTGCCGGCGTGCGGAGGCGGTCCGGCTGTTCCGGGCCGACCGGATCGACGCGATCACCGAACTGGACGAGCCGGCAGCCGTTCCGCCGCAGGCCGTCCCGCACGACCGCACCGAGGGTGTCTTCCGGCCGTCGTCCGACCTGCCGCTGATCACCCTGCGGGTCGGTCGGAGCGAGCGGTGGATCACCGAGTACTACCCGTGCGAGCGGGTCGAGGCCGGCGACGGCGACCAGTGGCTCGTCTCGCTGCGGGTGACCGACCTGGGGTGGGCGCGGCGGTTCGTGCTGGGCCTCGGCGCGGATGTCACAGTTGTCGCCCCGGTCGAGCTTGCCGAACAGGTCCGGGCGACAGCCGCCGCCGCGCTCGACGCGTACGCCGTGCCCGTGGCCACTGTCCGGCGGGCCCCTGCCGATTCCGTGCCGCCCGGGGTGCCGTCGGGCGATCCGGCGGTGGCCGCCGGCACCCAGTAGGCTGACCGGCGTGCTGATCTGGATCGTGCTCGCGGTGGTGCTGCTCCCGCTCGTGGCGCTCGCGCTTGCCGTACGCCCGGTGCTGAGCCGGCTGCCCCAGCTGCGCCGCGCCGCCGTGGCGTTGCAGCGACGGGCCACCGAGGCG from Micromonospora lupini harbors:
- a CDS encoding helix-turn-helix transcriptional regulator, coding for MTRPAARGGSRASADRLARLLNLVPYLLARPGIEIAEAAGDLGITERQLREDLELLWVCGLPGYGPGDLIDMAFDGDRVTITYDAGIDRPLRLTPDEALALVVALRMLAETPGVANREAIERALAKIEDAAGDLVGAPVAVRLPGDTRQVEALRAAVEGGRALRITYYTAARDETTERVVDPLRMLMVGGRAYVEAWCRRAEAVRLFRADRIDAITELDEPAAVPPQAVPHDRTEGVFRPSSDLPLITLRVGRSERWITEYYPCERVEAGDGDQWLVSLRVTDLGWARRFVLGLGADVTVVAPVELAEQVRATAAAALDAYAVPVATVRRAPADSVPPGVPSGDPAVAAGTQ